A genomic segment from Nicotiana sylvestris chromosome 1, ASM39365v2, whole genome shotgun sequence encodes:
- the LOC104234297 gene encoding protein DETOXIFICATION 55 — translation MEAEQTEKHPSSPEVMEELKKIMDRGFPILAMGLATYLKNMILVVCMGRLGSLELAGGALAIGFTNITGYSVLSGLALGMEPLCSQAFGSRNLTIVSLALQRTIFMLFTASIPIAFLWFNFEPLMLKLRQDTQIIHVASVFCRFAVPDLIANSLLHPLRIYLRCKGTTWPLLWCTSLGTLLHFPITVYLTFTRGLGIQGIAISTFASNFITLFFILGYISFTCLNQKTIFFTYDQNRSLSKPLAENLKPLPSISVGEQWIMLLQLAIPSCLAVCLEWWWYEFMTVLAGYLDRPEVPLAASAIVIQTTSLMYTLPSALSASVSSRVGNELGAGRPAKARLATGIAIGLAFLTSTFGFLLTTLGREAWGKVFTKDREVLELTGTVLPIIGLCELANCPQTTCCGVLRGSARPGVGAGINFYSFYLMGTPVAIILAFVWKLGFLGLCYGLLAAQVACVISMLIVTYGTDWEGASLKAKELVGTSNELPYEDQLVKFEEGNGFLKGFSF, via the exons ATGGAAGCAGAACAGACCGAAAAGCACCCGTCATCACCAGAG GTCATggaggaattgaagaaaataatggATAGAGGCTTTCCTATACTTGCTATGGGCTTGGCGACTTATTTGAAAAACATGATTTTAGTTGTGTGCATGGGAAGGCTCGGAAGCTTAGAGCTGGCAGGTGGTGCACTGGCCATTGGCTTCACCAATATTACTGGTTACTCCGTATTGTCTGGCCTAGCCTTGGGGATGGAACCACTTTGTAGCCAGGCTTTTGGATCAAGAAACTTAACCATAGTGTCTCTTGCCCTCCAAAGGACAATCTTTATGTTATTCACTGCATCTATACCTATTGCCTTCTTATGGTTTAATTTTGAGCCTCTCATGCTAAAGCTACGCCAAGACACACAAATAATACACGTAGCAAGTGTATTTTGCAGATTTGCTGTCCCAGATCTTATTGCTAACAGCCTTCTTCACCCTTTACGCATCTACTTACGGTGTAAAGGGACAACATGGCCTCTGTTGTGGTGTACTTCACTTGGAACACTATTGCATTTCCCTATCACAGTTTACCTGACCTTTACTAGAGGTCTTGGGATCCAAGGAATTGCAATTTCAACCTTTGCCTCCAACTTTATCACCTTATTCTTCATTTTAGGCTACATATCCTTTACTTGTCTTAATCAAAAGACGATATTCTTTACTTACGACCAAAACAGATCTCTGTCCAAACCCCTAGCAGAAAATCTAAAACCTCTTCCTTCCATTTCTGTGGGAGagcaatggataatgcttcttcAACTTGCTATACCTAGTTGTTTAGCAGTTTGCTTAGAGTGGTGGTGGTATGAGTTCATGACAGTTCTAGCCGGATACCTTGACAGACCTGAAGTTCCACTTGCCGCATCTGCTATTGTAATACAAACCACATCTCTCATGTACACATTGCCTTCAGCCCTAAGTGCTTCAGTCTCAAGCAGGGTAGGAAACGAACTTGGAGCAGGACGGCCAGCTAAGGCCCGCTTGGCAACAGGGATAGCCATAGGACTAGCTTTTTTGACTTCAACATTTGGATTCTTACTGACCACCTTAGGGCGAGAAGCATGGGGAAAAGTTTTTACAAAAGATAGAGAAGTGCTGGAGCTAACAGGGACCGTTCTACCCATTATTGGACTTTGTGAACTAGCTAATTGTCCACAAACTACATGTTGCGGGGTGCTTCGGGGAAGTGCTAGGCCTGGTGTTGGTGCAGGTATTAACTTTTACTCGTTCTATCTGATGGGAACACCTGTGGCCATTATTTTGGCCTTTGTTTGGAAGCTAGGATTTTTGGGTCTTTGTTATGGGCTTCTAGCGGCTCAAGTGGCATGTGTAATCTCAATGTTAATAGTTACTTATGGTACTGACTGGGAAGGAGCATCCTTGAAGGCAAAAGAACTAGTGGGAACAAGTAATGAACTTCCATACGAAGATCAACTGGTAAAATTTGAGGAGGGCAATGGATTTCTCAAAGGATTTAGCTTTTGA